The nucleotide sequence CCGCGGCCACTACGATCTGCTGACGATCCAGAATCAGCCTTATATTATGATTTATATGGGCTTTGAATTAAACCGCGGAGCGATTAAATGGCTGAACAAAGTACTCAGGGAATACCGAGGCCACAAAGCGATCCTTGCCTTTCATGATTACTTGAACTTTAAAAGTGAACGCAGTCCGGCCGGGGAGGAACTCTATCAGAAAGTGGTTTTAAAGAACAAAAATGTCCAGCTTGTTTTATCAGGACACTATTACGGCACCGGGTTTCTTGAAAGCCGGTTATCTCCTGAGCAGAGGGTCTTTCAGATGCTTGCCAATTATCAGACGGAAAAGCACGGCGGCAACGGATTTATGAGACTGCTCTTTTTTAAGCCGGATCAAAATCAGATTCAGGTTGATACGTATTCTCCTTATTTAAATAAATTCCGGTCCAAAAAGAAGCTTCCAAAAGAGCGCTTCCTGCTTGAATTAAAAGAATAGAGACAGCCTGTGCGGCTGTCTCTATCGGTTTGGCTATTCAGCCAGCACAATGACGCTGTATCCCTTGCTTCTAAGTTCATTTGCCAGAGCATCTGCATTAGCCTTATCTGCAAAAGCCCCAACCTGAACTTTGTAAAGCTTTCCAGGTGCGGGAGGAGGAGCAGGCGGCGCTTTTTTCTTCAGCTTGTAAAAGGCGGCAAGAGCTTCTGTGATGGCTTCCGCGCAGAGTTTCCGGTATGCCGCAGACTTCAGTGCCTGAGCTTCCTCCTGATTGGTCATGAAGCCGCATTCAATCAGGATAGCCGTCATCTTTGTTTCGCGCAGAACATGGAAGTTTGCTGCTTTGACTCCGCGGTCTGTCCGCTTCGTTTTTTCAATCAGCTCTTTTTGAACGGCATTTGCAAGTGCCAGTGCCTGCTGCGGCCTTGAATCATGTACATATGTTTCAATTCCTTTTACGTCATTCCATGTGGTGCCGCTTCCGAATGCATTCGCATGGATTGAAACGAATGCATCACAAAGTTCCGTATTGGCTTTGTCGGTTCTTTCCTGCAGCGGGACATCACGCGCGTCTGAGTGTGTAAACAGTACCGTGACATTTTCGTAGCCTGCAAGGAGCGTTCTCATTTCATTTGCCACAGCACGGTTGAATTCGTATTCTCTCATCCCGTCTACTGTCCGTTTTCCGGGAGTAGTGTAGCCGTGTCCGGCATCAATGGCTATTTTCACGTGCAGTCCTCCTAGTAAAATTCTTTTCTCTAGTAATATATGGCGTTCGGTATGCTAGAGTAGCGGTGTTTGTCCCGCCCTTTTATAAAAATTTGGAGGCCGGGGAATCCCGGTTTCCGTTTAAAAGGCAAAAGTGCTAAAATAAGAAGGGATTTTAAATGTCCTTCTGAATAAGAAAAAAGGCATGGATGCAAGAGTCATGATCTGGCATCGGTGCCAGTCAGGCAAAGGTTTATGCTCATAAAATACTTTCTATTTTTAGAAATAAGGAGGAACTTGCATGGCGAAAGTTCGCACGAAAGATTTAATTGAAAAGTTCCATTTAGAGCTCATCAGCGGTGAAGAAGGTGTTAACCGGCCGATTACGACGAGTGACCTGTCCCGCCCGGGTTTGGAAATGGCAGGATTTTTTACATACTATCCGAAAGAGCGCGTCCAAATACTAGGAAAAACAGAATTGACATTTTTTCAGAAGCTGACGGACGAGGAAAAAATGAAGCGCATGGATCAGCTCTGCACGGACTCTACTCCGGCTATTATTGTCTCACGCGAGATGGAGATTCCGAAAGAACTGACAGATGCATCTGAAGAAAAATCGGTGCCTGTTCTCCGTTCCCCGTTAAAAACAACGCGCCTATCAAGTCATCTGACGAATTTTCTTGAAGGGAAGCTTGCGCCGACAACGGCTGTGCACGGTGTTTTGGTTGACGTGTACGGAGTCGGTGTCCTGATCGTCGGAAAAAGCGGCGTGGGAAAAAGTGAAACCGCTCTTGAACTTGTTAAGCGTGGCCACCGCCTGGTCGCAGATGACTGTGTAGAAATACGACAGGAGGATCAGGATACGCTGATTGGGAATGCACCTGACTTGATCGAGCATCTGCTTGAGATCCGCGGTCTTGGCATCATTAACGTCATGACGCTTTTCGGAGCAGGAGCAGTCCGAAGCTATAAACGGATTACCCTCATCATCGATCTTGAAATCTGGGATCCGAAAAAGCAATACGACCGACTTGGTCTTGATGAAGAAAAAATGAAAATTATTGATACAGATGTTCCGAAGCTGACAGTTCCTGTCCGTCCCGGAAGAAACCTTGCCGTTATCATTGAAGTGGCTGCGATGAACTTCAGACTGAAGCGCATGGGCCTGAATGCTGCCGAACAGTTTACAAATAAATTAACGGATGTCATTACAGATACTGAACACGATGACGCATAATCATCTATAGGGGGAAAGAAAGCATGGAGGAGAATTTTACGCCGATTGATCCGGTGTTTCTGGAGCTTGGACCGATTCAGGTGCACTGGTACGGTCTGATCATTGGAGTGGGAGCGCTTCTCGGCTTGTGGCTTGCGGTGCGCGAGAGCGAGAGAAGAGGGCTTCATAAGGATACATTTGTTGATCTTGTCTTATTTGCGATTCCGATTGCGATTATCTGCGCGCGGATCTACTACGTGATTTTTCAATGGGACTATTACTCTCAGAATCCGGGAGATATCGTGAAGATCTGGAACGGCGGCCTTGCGATTCACGGCGGTCTGATCGGCGCATTTGTGACGGGTTTTGTGTTTGCCAAAGTGAAAAAAATTTCGTTTTGGAAGCTTGCCGATATTGGCGCGCCGAGCATCATTTTAGGTCAGGCGATCGGCCGGTGGGGCAATTTCATTAACCAGGAAGCACACGGAGGCGAGGTTACCCGCCAGTTCCTTGAAGGGTTATATTTGCCGGAGTTCATTATTAATCAAATGTATATTGACGGGACTTACTATCACCCGACGTTCCTGTATGAATCACTGTGGAACTTTGCCGGATTCGCCGTTTTGATGCTTCTCCGAAAAGCGAATCTGCGCCGCGGCGAGCTGTTTCTCACCTATATCATCTGGTATTCAGTCGGACGCTATTTTATCGAAGGCATGCGTACGGACAGCCTGATGCTGACTGAGTCACTCCGCATCGCCCAGGTTATTTCACTCGGCCTGATTGCTGCTGCGATTGCTGTTTTGATTTTCAGAAGAGTCAAAGGCTATTCAAAGGAACGCTATTTAGAATCAGCTGAATAAGGGGATGTTTCTGATTACTAGCTTAAAAAAGGGATTTCAGGCAGGGCTTCAGACAACTTGGACGCTTGGAAAGGTGATTTTCCCCGTTACGCTGATCGTCAGCCTGCTTCAGCACACACCCGTTCTTCCCTGGCTGATTAAGCTGATTCAGCCGGTCATGGGGATTTTCGGGCTTTCAGGGGAAGCGGCCATTCCGCTTGTGCTTGGCAATATGCTGAATCTGTATGCGGGAATTGCTGCGATTTTAACGCTTGATTTATCGGTGAAAGAAGTATTTATCTTAGCTGTCATGCTTTCTTTTTCACATAATTTGATTATTGAATCCACCGTGGCTGCCAAAGTCGGCATCAAGATCTGGGTGATTCTGCTTGTCAGAATCAGTCTTGCTGTCAGCTCGGCGATTATGATCAATCTCCTGTGGAAAGGCGGAGCAGAGACGGCTCAGTACGGGTTTATTCCGAAGCAGGCGGCTGCTCCGGAAGGCTATCTGGAGATTGGGCTCAGCGCCGTTCAAAAAGCAGGCCTCGGTATCGTGCAGCTTGCGCTGATCGTCATTCCTCTGATGGTCGTTATTCAGTATTTGAAGGACAAAGGTTTCCTGACGGCCTTTTCAAGATGGATGGCGCCTGTCACAAGAATGCTCGGCATGAAGGAAAATACCTCTATGACGATGGTTGCGGGTTTAACAATCGGTCTCGCGTATGGTGCCGGAGTCATGATCAAAGCGGTGGAAGAGGACGGGGTCAGCTACAGAGACCTGACGCTTGCTTTTATTTTTCTCGTGTCCTGCCATGCGGTTGTTGAGGATACGCTGATTTTCGTACCTCTCGGCATTCCTGTGCTTCCGCTGTTGATTATCAGGATTGTGACAGCCGTTCTTTTGACAATGGCAGTCGGGGCGATCTGGGACAGATTTGAACATACAAGCAGAAAGGAAGCAACTTATGAAAATTAACACCGTATTGTTTGATCTGGACGGAACATTGATCAACACAAATGACTTAATTATTGAATCATTCCTGCATACGTTAAATCTTTACTATCCAAATCAATACGGGCGGGAGGATGTGCTTCCGTTTCTTGGCCCGACTCTTCATGAGACGTTCGTGAAAATGGATCCGATGCGCGTAGATGAAATGATCAGCACCTACCGCACATTTAACCATGATCAGCACGACCGGCTTGTCACACAGTTTGAAACAGTGTACGAAACGGTTCAGGCTCTGCATGAAAAAGGCTTCAAGCTTGGCATCGTGACGACGAAAATCCGGAA is from Bacillus sp. FSL H8-0547 and encodes:
- a CDS encoding metallophosphoesterase, giving the protein MKKICFAVMLLFSALSAGPAYAAFSFEEGDETVVWLTDTQYYAKTYPEIMIKQIQWIIENRDQYNIKYVFHTGDLVNEPNDEVQWERTDQIMKMLDMTRIPYGVLAGNHDLVHGDDPYRVFTDNFGYHRFIRQPFYGGSFENNRGHYDLLTIQNQPYIMIYMGFELNRGAIKWLNKVLREYRGHKAILAFHDYLNFKSERSPAGEELYQKVVLKNKNVQLVLSGHYYGTGFLESRLSPEQRVFQMLANYQTEKHGGNGFMRLLFFKPDQNQIQVDTYSPYLNKFRSKKKLPKERFLLELKE
- a CDS encoding N-acetylmuramoyl-L-alanine amidase, which translates into the protein MKIAIDAGHGYTTPGKRTVDGMREYEFNRAVANEMRTLLAGYENVTVLFTHSDARDVPLQERTDKANTELCDAFVSIHANAFGSGTTWNDVKGIETYVHDSRPQQALALANAVQKELIEKTKRTDRGVKAANFHVLRETKMTAILIECGFMTNQEEAQALKSAAYRKLCAEAITEALAAFYKLKKKAPPAPPPAPGKLYKVQVGAFADKANADALANELRSKGYSVIVLAE
- the hprK gene encoding HPr(Ser) kinase/phosphatase, producing MAKVRTKDLIEKFHLELISGEEGVNRPITTSDLSRPGLEMAGFFTYYPKERVQILGKTELTFFQKLTDEEKMKRMDQLCTDSTPAIIVSREMEIPKELTDASEEKSVPVLRSPLKTTRLSSHLTNFLEGKLAPTTAVHGVLVDVYGVGVLIVGKSGVGKSETALELVKRGHRLVADDCVEIRQEDQDTLIGNAPDLIEHLLEIRGLGIINVMTLFGAGAVRSYKRITLIIDLEIWDPKKQYDRLGLDEEKMKIIDTDVPKLTVPVRPGRNLAVIIEVAAMNFRLKRMGLNAAEQFTNKLTDVITDTEHDDA
- the lgt gene encoding prolipoprotein diacylglyceryl transferase, translated to MEENFTPIDPVFLELGPIQVHWYGLIIGVGALLGLWLAVRESERRGLHKDTFVDLVLFAIPIAIICARIYYVIFQWDYYSQNPGDIVKIWNGGLAIHGGLIGAFVTGFVFAKVKKISFWKLADIGAPSIILGQAIGRWGNFINQEAHGGEVTRQFLEGLYLPEFIINQMYIDGTYYHPTFLYESLWNFAGFAVLMLLRKANLRRGELFLTYIIWYSVGRYFIEGMRTDSLMLTESLRIAQVISLGLIAAAIAVLIFRRVKGYSKERYLESAE
- a CDS encoding nucleoside recognition domain-containing protein, which produces MFLITSLKKGFQAGLQTTWTLGKVIFPVTLIVSLLQHTPVLPWLIKLIQPVMGIFGLSGEAAIPLVLGNMLNLYAGIAAILTLDLSVKEVFILAVMLSFSHNLIIESTVAAKVGIKIWVILLVRISLAVSSAIMINLLWKGGAETAQYGFIPKQAAAPEGYLEIGLSAVQKAGLGIVQLALIVIPLMVVIQYLKDKGFLTAFSRWMAPVTRMLGMKENTSMTMVAGLTIGLAYGAGVMIKAVEEDGVSYRDLTLAFIFLVSCHAVVEDTLIFVPLGIPVLPLLIIRIVTAVLLTMAVGAIWDRFEHTSRKEATYEN
- the ppaX gene encoding pyrophosphatase PpaX, translated to MKINTVLFDLDGTLINTNDLIIESFLHTLNLYYPNQYGREDVLPFLGPTLHETFVKMDPMRVDEMISTYRTFNHDQHDRLVTQFETVYETVQALHEKGFKLGIVTTKIRNTVNMGLELTGLGKFFETVVTLDDVKHAKPHPEPVLLALEKLNASPEEAIMVGDNYHDIDAGKAAGTKTAGVAWTIKGAAYLEGFQPDYMLNKMSDLLSVLGEE